Proteins encoded by one window of Blautia luti:
- a CDS encoding AraC family transcriptional regulator yields the protein MSNVKYTDGATFRCLENLKEASLDISLIHTGREYCLPGHICSRSREEFIIHFVLKGTGFYSADGQTWSLSPGQMFLIYPDEPVTYGADETDPWTYAWIGFKGIRAGSLAAQCGFSRKNRVLPAPSSELITEYIDHLLEHRQLSQANDLRRQAYLLLFFAELTDFHEKQSGQNKKSHEYSTSVYVELAIEYITSMYQNGIGISDIASNIGISRAYLNSAFQKELNMSAQSFLIDYRMHKAASLLLGTDMSVKEIARCIGYTDQLVFSKAFKKKFGVSPKNYKTHQEMLEHFHEKQP from the coding sequence ACCTTCCGCTGTCTCGAAAATCTCAAAGAAGCCTCTCTTGATATCAGTCTGATCCACACAGGCAGGGAATATTGTCTGCCCGGTCATATCTGTTCCAGATCCAGAGAAGAATTTATCATTCATTTCGTATTGAAGGGCACCGGATTCTATTCTGCTGACGGACAGACCTGGTCCCTGTCTCCGGGACAGATGTTCCTCATTTATCCAGATGAACCGGTTACCTACGGTGCGGATGAAACAGATCCCTGGACTTACGCCTGGATCGGTTTTAAGGGGATCCGCGCCGGTTCCCTGGCAGCCCAGTGCGGTTTTTCCCGTAAGAACCGGGTGCTTCCTGCTCCCTCTTCTGAACTGATCACAGAATACATTGATCATCTCCTGGAACACAGACAGCTGTCCCAGGCCAATGACCTCCGGCGCCAGGCATACCTGCTCCTGTTTTTCGCAGAACTGACAGATTTCCACGAGAAGCAGTCGGGCCAGAATAAAAAGTCACATGAATACAGTACCAGTGTTTATGTAGAACTTGCCATCGAGTACATCACCAGTATGTATCAGAATGGGATCGGCATTTCGGACATTGCATCCAATATCGGCATCAGCCGTGCTTATCTAAACAGTGCCTTTCAGAAAGAACTGAATATGTCCGCCCAGAGTTTTCTCATTGATTACAGAATGCACAAAGCAGCCAGCCTGCTTCTGGGTACAGACATGTCCGTAAAGGAAATTGCCCGCTGTATTGGATACACTGACCAGCTGGTATTCTCCAAAGCTTTCAAAAAGAAATTCGGGGTAAGCCCGAAAAATTATAAAACCCATCAGGAAATGCTGGAACATTTCCACGAAAAACAACCATAA
- a CDS encoding fibronectin type III domain-containing protein: protein MKKKIAALLLCAVLSATSFPVTGMAGEFSATSEDVSQETPDPEITPTVKPARTPKVTASVVKGLEKPLKFYPGQFYEFKVIGAGTDNKSPVKGAVRWIPLYWSMSSVGDRYNSVWKIGSPVGISTGASYTMYIFFKQQVYNGKLWIDTETVKSMRTTFKSADLSSSKLPIPSLTSVSNKSKGIVFKWNKVTGCSGYMIYRKTGSGKWTKLATVKGSSTLSYTDRTAKSGNTYTYTVKAYKDSQQGSYNTIGLKITRLTAPTLSSLTNTKSGRTNVKWKKVTAASGYQVEYSTSKNFTNSKRISTGNSSSTALSGLKKGKTYYIRVRACKKSNGITSYSPWSNTMSIKIKK, encoded by the coding sequence ATGAAGAAAAAAATTGCAGCGTTACTTTTATGTGCCGTATTATCCGCCACATCCTTTCCTGTCACAGGCATGGCAGGAGAATTCAGTGCAACTTCCGAGGATGTTTCCCAGGAAACGCCTGACCCGGAAATTACTCCTACTGTCAAACCTGCCCGTACCCCGAAAGTTACAGCGAGTGTTGTAAAAGGACTGGAGAAACCTCTGAAATTTTATCCTGGACAATTTTATGAATTTAAAGTGATCGGCGCAGGAACTGATAATAAATCTCCGGTGAAAGGTGCTGTCCGCTGGATTCCCCTCTACTGGAGTATGTCCTCTGTCGGTGATCGTTACAACTCTGTCTGGAAAATTGGTTCACCTGTGGGAATATCAACTGGTGCCTCTTATACTATGTACATTTTCTTCAAACAGCAGGTGTACAACGGAAAGTTATGGATTGATACAGAAACTGTAAAATCCATGCGCACCACCTTCAAGTCTGCTGATTTATCTTCCAGCAAACTGCCCATTCCGTCCCTGACATCAGTTTCCAATAAATCAAAGGGTATTGTTTTCAAATGGAATAAAGTCACCGGATGTTCCGGCTACATGATATACCGGAAAACAGGAAGTGGCAAATGGACCAAGCTCGCCACAGTAAAGGGCAGCAGCACCCTTTCCTATACAGACCGTACAGCGAAAAGTGGAAACACTTACACTTATACAGTAAAGGCATACAAAGATTCCCAGCAGGGTTCCTACAACACCATCGGATTGAAGATCACCCGCCTGACAGCTCCAACCCTTTCTTCCCTGACCAACACCAAATCAGGCAGAACCAATGTAAAGTGGAAAAAAGTTACCGCTGCATCCGGATATCAGGTTGAATACTCTACCTCCAAAAATTTCACTAATTCCAAAAGGATATCCACCGGTAACAGTTCTTCCACCGCTCTTTCCGGTCTGAAAAAAGGAAAAACTTATTATATCCGCGTACGCGCCTGCAAAAAATCCAATGGAATAACCAGTTACAGTCCATGGAGCAATACAATGAGCATCAAGATCAAAAAATAA
- a CDS encoding alpha-N-arabinofuranosidase: protein MKNAKMIVDKAFRISEVDKRIYGSFIEHLGRAVYGGIYQPDHATADENGFRKDVLELVKDLNVPVIRYPGGNFVSNFFWEDSVGPLSERKPRLDLAWRSLEPNTFGLGEFARWTEKAGADIMMAVNLGTRGTADACNLLEYCNHPSGTKYSDLRIKHGIKDPYNIKLWCLGNEMDGEWQLGKKTMHEYGRVAQETAKAMKLIDPSIELVSCGSSFMDMPTFPQWEATTLEYDYDYVDYVSLHQYYGNLNNDSTDYLAKCDEMDAFIRTVISTCDFVKAKKRSKKTINLSFDEWNVWFHSKSEEEDITTNHPWQIAPPLLEDHYNFEDALLVGLMLITLLKHADRVKIACLAQLVNVIAPVMTEKDGTAWRQTIYYPFLHASRYGRGTVLQPLVDGPSHPTLEHGEISDIVSVAVYNEEAEEVTIFAVNRNLEEDILLTADVRCFQGYQVKEHIVLENDDLKAENGPDGEKVMPKQVAAGKVEAGELQTMLKKATWNVIRLGKIK, encoded by the coding sequence ATGAAAAATGCAAAAATGATTGTTGATAAGGCTTTTCGCATCTCCGAAGTAGATAAAAGAATCTACGGTTCTTTTATCGAACATCTGGGAAGAGCAGTATATGGCGGCATTTATCAGCCGGATCATGCAACTGCAGACGAAAACGGATTCCGTAAGGATGTACTGGAGCTGGTAAAGGATCTTAATGTACCTGTAATTCGTTATCCCGGCGGAAACTTTGTATCCAACTTTTTCTGGGAAGACAGTGTAGGACCGCTGTCTGAACGAAAACCCAGACTGGATCTGGCATGGAGAAGCCTGGAACCCAATACATTCGGTCTGGGAGAATTTGCCAGATGGACAGAGAAAGCAGGGGCAGACATAATGATGGCTGTGAACCTGGGAACAAGAGGAACGGCAGATGCCTGTAATCTTCTGGAATACTGCAATCATCCCTCAGGAACAAAATACAGCGATCTGCGTATCAAACATGGAATAAAAGATCCATATAACATCAAACTCTGGTGTCTGGGAAATGAAATGGACGGAGAGTGGCAGCTGGGAAAGAAAACGATGCATGAGTATGGCCGTGTGGCACAGGAAACTGCCAAAGCCATGAAGCTTATTGATCCGTCTATCGAACTGGTTTCCTGCGGAAGCTCTTTTATGGACATGCCCACATTCCCGCAGTGGGAAGCAACTACTCTGGAATATGACTATGATTATGTGGATTATGTATCCCTCCATCAGTATTATGGCAATCTGAATAATGACAGCACAGATTATCTGGCGAAATGTGATGAAATGGACGCATTTATCCGCACTGTGATTTCAACCTGCGATTTCGTAAAAGCGAAGAAACGCAGCAAGAAGACTATTAATTTAAGCTTTGATGAGTGGAATGTATGGTTCCATTCCAAGAGCGAAGAGGAAGATATTACCACCAACCATCCGTGGCAGATTGCACCGCCGCTTTTGGAGGATCATTATAATTTCGAAGATGCTCTTCTGGTAGGCCTGATGCTGATTACACTTTTGAAACATGCAGACAGAGTAAAAATTGCCTGCCTGGCTCAGCTGGTAAATGTTATTGCGCCTGTTATGACGGAGAAGGACGGGACAGCATGGAGACAGACCATTTATTATCCATTTCTCCATGCATCCAGATATGGCCGCGGTACAGTCCTGCAGCCATTGGTAGATGGCCCGTCTCATCCGACTTTGGAGCACGGAGAGATTTCTGACATTGTCAGTGTGGCAGTCTACAATGAAGAAGCAGAGGAAGTGACTATCTTTGCGGTAAACCGTAACCTTGAAGAGGATATTCTGCTCACTGCAGATGTGAGATGCTTCCAGGGATACCAGGTAAAAGAGCACATTGTATTGGAAAACGATGATCTTAAGGCAGAAAACGGCCCGGATGGAGAGAAGGTTATGCCGAAGCAGGTGGCAGCAGGCAAAGTAGAAGCAGGAGAATTGCAGACAATGCTGAAAAAAGCAACCTGGAATGTGATCAGACTTGGAAAAATTAAGTAA